In the Candidatus Binatia bacterium genome, TGACCCCGAAGGTTACTCCTTGAGTGTCTGGCGCCACGAAGTTGAAGGGCGCATCGAGCTGTACGCCGAGGGCTCCGCCGATAGCGCCAGCAATGGATAACTGCGAAAGTGCTGTTTCCATCGCATCTGCGATAACGGAGTCTTGCGGACCAGCACCGTCAGGATCGCGCAAGTAGTTCACCAACTGGTCGCGTGCCGTTTGCTCGAGGTCGACGAACAACGGAGCTAGGAAGTTAACGACATCGCATAGGAACCCACCTTCAATGGTGCCGTTGAAGTTGGAGAACGTGATCGACACGTCACCCTGTTGGTTGACGTCGAGGAAGCTCGGGTCGGGGCTCCCGGGCGCAAGCGTGTAGTTCCCGCGAATCAGCGCCGAGCTCGCAGTTGCTCGCACGGCACAGTCTGGGACCACACCGAAATTGTCCAGCCACAGCCGGATGCGGATGTTGAACAAGGTGAGATCAAGCTGCACGTACCCGCTTTGCGAATCGATGTTGATCGTAAAGCCCGAGATCGACGGTCTGTCACCAGGCGCGCAACCGTTCCCCGGCGGGTTACAAACGTAAACCTTGTCGATTCCTCCTAAGCAACCGAGGAAGCCGCCGTCGACGACGCAGATGTTATCATCCGTCAGCAACATTCCCGGTGGCAACAAGGTGGCCAGGTCGAGTGGAATCATGCTTTGGATGACCGGCTCGAGTTTGTCGAAACCGGAATCGTTAATGCGCAGGCCGAGTGCGTTGATGGAGAACGCGCCGTCGGCCACCGATTGCCCGCGAATGATTACACGACGAGCCACCACGCGGAAACCAGTGGCTGGCACCGTGAGTTCAGCGAGCACGGGATTGAAGATGGCACCAGCACTGAGTGGCAGGTTGTAACTAAACGTCGTGCACGGTCCCGTGCAAACCGTATTCCCGTTAATCTTCACGACTTGCCCAGCGACCGGATTCACAACATGGCCTGTAACCGTCGAGGAGCTCGCAGTGGTGAAGACGCCGTGCGCAGGTGAATCGAGGTAAATTTCGGGTGGTGGCGTTGGCGTGAACGTAGCGGTGGGTGTCCGTGTATTGGTCGGTGTCGGGGTCACCGTCGGTGTGTTGGTTACTGTCGGAGTGTTGGTCGGCGTCGGTGTGTTCGTCGGCGTGTGGGTACGGGTGGGCGTCCAGGTCCATGTCGGCGATGCCGTCCTCGTGGGCGTGTGCGTTACCGTCGGTGTATAAGTAGGCGTAGCGGTTCGGGTTGGTGTAAAGGTCTTGGTGATGGTCGGTGTACGCGTGGGCGTCTCTGTCACCGTTGGTGTAGGCGTTTCCGTGGGCGCACCTGTCTCAGTCGGGGTAGGGGTTCCCGTTGCGGTACGTGTGGGTGTCGGTGTCGGAGGTTCAATTTGGCAGCCCTGATCGCACCGGTCGCCGTTTGCTCGGTTCCCGTCGTCACAAGTTTCGTGATCCGACTCCACGATGCCGTTCCCGCAAGTGCTCGGTAGGCATTGGATCTTCAGGGCGTCCGGATCGAGGATCGAATTTGTGGTACGGGCAATCACCCGCAGCGTACGCGTACCGGGGCGGATTTTCCCGCTGACTGTAACCTTGAGCGGAACCACCACAGCAACAGGCGCGCCACATAAATTGGGAGAGGTATTCGACGCGCCGGACGTCGTGGGGGTGTTCTTCCGCATTACCGTCAGGCCGAAGCCAGAACTGGCTGCGGTCTCCAGCGCAGCTAGGTTCGCGAGGTCAGTCGGGTCGAGGCTCGTGGGCTTGGGTTTTTTAACTTCGAACGAGGTCAGACCCGAGGGGATGCACTTCCCTGCAAATCGAGGGTCGGCGTTGTTGATGCACAGTTGGACAGGGATAGTGCAGCTATTGTTGTTGAGGTCGGGATCGATGTCGCATCGTGGGTCGCCCTCGTAACAAATATATTTGTTTTTGGGGAAACCAGTGCCGGTAAACTTCGGGGATTGGGGAATGAGCATCGTCGGAACGAGCCATTCTAAGTGGCAGTCGCTGCTCTTCGAACCACCGCCCGGAATGCATTTGTTCGCAAACGGTCCTTGCGTGCAGCTTTGCGCACTCGCTCGGCCGGCCATGCCGAGGCCAACACAAGCAGCCAAAGCAAACGCGGTAGCGATGAGCGACCCGCAGAGCTTCTTCGTCTCTCCCATAAATGCGACCCCCGGAGTTGAGTTTTTGAACCGGGAAAACCTTCGCCTTCTCTCCCTCGCGGCGAAACGTTTACGACAGTTTGGTAACGGATGTCAAGAAATAAGTTGTCTAGTTCGGGTAGGGCCGCAGCCGGGTCTGCACACGCGTTGATTGGCTCTCCGGGTTGGCTAGGGTTGCGCGGCGCGTCCGGCGAGAACGGAGCGCGAGGGAAGAGGCTAGCGAGAACGCGATGGATTCCGGGAATTTGTCTCGACGCTCTTCGAGCAGCGGGTGTTCCGGTCGTCGCGGTATGTGGCTGGCAGTTACCGTGCGGGCAACGGTCAAGCGATGATGCAGGCAGGAAGCGAACAATCCGGAGTTGCGTTGGACCGCAGCCCGACCATGGCGACAAATGAGGCAGCACGGCAGTCGCCGGTACTAGGGTTGGCTCTGGCCGCCCTCGGGGTGGTGTTCGGCGACATTGGGACCTCGCCCTTATATGCCGTTCGCGAGTGCTTCGTCGGTCCACACGCCGTCGCCATCACGCAACAGAATGTCTTGGGGGTGCTGTCCCTCGTGTTCTGGTCGCTCACGGTGGTGATTTCGATCAAGTATCTGATTTTTGTCATGCGGGCCGACAACGAAGGAGAGGGTGGGATCCTCGCTCTGCTCGCGCTCGTGATTCCCAAAGAGGGCACGGCTTCGCTGCCGCGTTCGTTGCTGGTGTTCTGCGGCTTGTTTGGCGCCGCGTTACTTTACGGTGACGGCATCATTACGCCGGCAATTTCGGTACTCTCGGCAGTCGAAGGGCTCAACGTTGCCACGCACGCGTTCGAGCCGTACGTGGTTCCCATTGCTGCGGGGATCCTTTTGGCGCTGTTTGCGGTGCAGCGCCACGGTACAGCGGGCCTCGGCGCGGTGTTCGGACCAACCATGTTGATTTGGTTTGTCGTCATCGGCGTTCTCGGCCTGCGGGCAATTCTCTTGCAGCCGCACGCCGATGTGTGGATTTGGCACGCGCTGAATCCCTGGCATGCAATCGAGTTTTTCGCCCGCAACGGAGTTCATGGATTTCTCGTGCTTGGCTCGGTGGTTTTATGCATCACCGGAGGGGAGGCTCTCTATGCCGACATGGGCCACTTTGGTCGGCGGCCGATTCGTTTGGGATGGTACGTACTCGTGTTTCCAGCGCTGTTGCTCAACTACTTTGGCCAGGGAGCCCTGTTGCTTGCAAAAGGCAGCGCGGTCAGCCACCCGTTTTTCGAACTGGCACCTCCGTGGCTGTTGTATCCTCTGGTTGGCTTGGCCACGGCAGCCACGATTATTGCCTCGCAAGCGCTCATCTCGGGGGCGTTTTCGTTAACGCACCAAGCTTCGCAGCTGGGTTACCTACCCCGCTTCAACATTATTCACACTTCGGAGGAGCAAGCGGGACAGATCTACATTCCGCAAGTCAACGTTGCCTTGGGTGCACTTTGTCTGTTGCTCGTTTTGGGCTTTCAGTCGTCAAGCGCACTCGCAGGGGCGTACGGCCTGGCAGTGACCGGAACGATGACTGCCACCACCCTGTTGTTTTACGCGGTGACGCGCGAGCTTTGGTCCTGGAGGTTGGCTTCCGCGCTCGCAGCGGCAGCCTTGTTCCTGTTGTTCGATCTTTCGTTCTTACTGGCGAACTTGGCCAAGCTACCACACGGAGGTTGGTTCGCTCTGGCTGTGGGTGTGGTGGTATTCACCGTGCTGACCACTTGGAAGCGCGGCAGGGCCGAAGTCGCCGCTCTGCTCGAGCGCGCAAGCTTGAGTGAAGAGGCATTTTTGGCCGACGTGCAAAATCAGCGGCTGGTTCGTGTTGACGGTACCGCGGTAGTGATGACCTCTACCCCCCGAGGGATTCCGGCAGTTTTGCTGCACTATGTGAAACACACGAGGACCCTGCACAAGCGCGTGGTGTTGCTCTCGATCTTGACGGAAAAACGGCCGGAGGTGCCGGACAAGGAAAAAGTCGAGGTTAAGGAACTTGGCCAGGGATTCTACCGGATCATTGCTCACTTCGGGTTTATGGAGATGCCCCGGATCCGACATGTGCTCCGCCTTTGTCAGGCCAAAGGGTTGGCCTTCGACTTGATGACGACGACGTTTTTCTTAGGCCGCGAAACCTTACTCCCTACAGGACGCGCCCGTATGGCTAAGTGGCGTAAGCGCCTTTACATCTTGTTGGCCCGCAATGCTCCTTCTGCGGCGGCCTTTTTCGAGATTCCAGTCAATCGCGTCGTGGAACTCGGGGCGCAACTGGAGTTGTAGAGGATTCACCTCCAGTTGGAGAGGATTCAGCGCCCCTCCTTGGAGGGAAACAGGCAAGGCCCGGCGCGAGCCTGATCGAGTTGCGAAGGCGCGCTAACGATAAGCCACGGCCTGCACTGCTGGAGCAATCGTTTGTCTCAGCCTGTAGGTCCCAAACCGCAGCTCACTGAGGGTCAACGCTGGGTGG is a window encoding:
- a CDS encoding potassium transporter Kup, giving the protein MDRSPTMATNEAARQSPVLGLALAALGVVFGDIGTSPLYAVRECFVGPHAVAITQQNVLGVLSLVFWSLTVVISIKYLIFVMRADNEGEGGILALLALVIPKEGTASLPRSLLVFCGLFGAALLYGDGIITPAISVLSAVEGLNVATHAFEPYVVPIAAGILLALFAVQRHGTAGLGAVFGPTMLIWFVVIGVLGLRAILLQPHADVWIWHALNPWHAIEFFARNGVHGFLVLGSVVLCITGGEALYADMGHFGRRPIRLGWYVLVFPALLLNYFGQGALLLAKGSAVSHPFFELAPPWLLYPLVGLATAATIIASQALISGAFSLTHQASQLGYLPRFNIIHTSEEQAGQIYIPQVNVALGALCLLLVLGFQSSSALAGAYGLAVTGTMTATTLLFYAVTRELWSWRLASALAAAALFLLFDLSFLLANLAKLPHGGWFALAVGVVVFTVLTTWKRGRAEVAALLERASLSEEAFLADVQNQRLVRVDGTAVVMTSTPRGIPAVLLHYVKHTRTLHKRVVLLSILTEKRPEVPDKEKVEVKELGQGFYRIIAHFGFMEMPRIRHVLRLCQAKGLAFDLMTTTFFLGRETLLPTGRARMAKWRKRLYILLARNAPSAAAFFEIPVNRVVELGAQLEL